In Pedobacter sp. WC2423, the following are encoded in one genomic region:
- a CDS encoding glycosyltransferase family 2 protein: protein MPDYHKISFCTVAMDRLHHVKLTLEKNIKDNEKYPALEFILLDYNSSDGLQQWVMDEMASYVESGILKYYRTTEPDFFNRSHSANMSFKLATGDILCRVDADNYIGPDFAAFVNQQFSEQEKIFLTPNFERRDVIGRLCIRSSDFYSFRGYNESFKGYGFEDLELYQYLFLNGLSHNFITDYRYLDAIYHGHDERFAKEYIGKMLLEIYVSYLEPWKAEILLLYKDSKYERGTVIDSECVPGTMETTDTITNKINLEKSWEKGTWRPASNGDGSQYSGLDHLIINLSASTSISSISGEQMNFYKITDQNLRNDIMLLRTELENREKFYNTTISAVDERNLNGFGIGLTVKMN from the coding sequence ATGCCTGATTATCATAAAATTTCCTTCTGTACAGTAGCAATGGACCGTTTACACCACGTTAAACTGACCCTGGAAAAAAACATTAAAGACAATGAAAAATATCCGGCTTTAGAATTTATTCTGCTGGATTATAATTCTTCAGATGGACTTCAACAATGGGTGATGGATGAAATGGCCTCTTATGTGGAATCAGGAATACTAAAATATTACCGGACAACTGAGCCAGATTTTTTCAACCGGAGCCATTCTGCAAATATGTCGTTTAAACTGGCTACCGGCGATATTTTATGCAGGGTAGATGCAGACAATTATATTGGCCCTGATTTCGCTGCCTTCGTGAATCAACAATTTTCAGAACAGGAAAAGATATTTTTGACTCCTAATTTTGAAAGGCGGGATGTGATAGGACGATTGTGTATAAGAAGTAGCGACTTCTATAGTTTCAGGGGTTATAATGAATCTTTTAAGGGATATGGATTTGAAGATCTTGAGCTCTATCAATATCTGTTCTTAAATGGGCTCAGTCATAACTTCATTACTGATTACAGATATCTGGATGCCATTTATCACGGACATGATGAGCGATTTGCGAAAGAATATATTGGGAAGATGCTTTTGGAAATTTATGTATCCTATTTAGAACCTTGGAAAGCTGAAATCTTATTGCTCTACAAAGATTCTAAATATGAAAGAGGAACAGTGATAGATAGTGAATGTGTTCCGGGGACTATGGAAACTACAGACACCATAACCAACAAGATTAATCTTGAGAAGAGCTGGGAAAAAGGTACATGGCGACCGGCCAGTAATGGAGATGGATCTCAGTATTCAGGATTGGATCATTTGATAATCAACCTGTCCGCTTCAACTTCTATAAGCAGTATTTCTGGTGAGCAAATGAATTTTTATAAGATTACTGATCAAAATCTTCGCAATGATATTATGTTGTTGCGTACTGAACTAGAGAACCGGGAAAAATTTTATAATACAACTATTTCTGCCGTGGATGAGCGTAATCTCAATGGATTTGGAATAGGATTAACTGTAAAAATGAATTAA
- a CDS encoding lanthionine synthetase C family protein gives MKNNHKVIYKIEQQLMQQVKDMDHSFINGRSGAIVALSYYNAFHSSADQEKHIAEKIKFLIQNNLDDIESKPMQYSLFFGLAGICYSIRTAGHLDYRNAIPESWLKSLDRLIVNSADHYLNINEFDLMRGAGGILTYLLHFNPSQKNTKHMIRHLLDAAICVDGDKFYWGTYDMNVQSNQLEYSPEIYNLGLAHGIPGIISILSECYRLNFYRKECAEKIHGAINFIISRQVTGHDYCFPARVKTNKNGIGEPEPSRLGWCYGDLGVAIAILKAGQYCGNKAWIEKGKEIACMTLGRTGHMALLDEHGLCHGYLGTMHMYNRVFKATGDPVFQKQMRYWESISSKDLDFKVSETGFFKVQNDQGSGKIKLGSADILQGLSGILLCLLSSRDGIAYPWDRAFLTNIEN, from the coding sequence ATGAAAAATAATCACAAAGTTATTTACAAGATTGAACAGCAGTTAATGCAACAGGTAAAAGATATGGATCATTCTTTTATTAACGGCAGATCAGGAGCCATAGTCGCGCTTTCTTATTATAATGCATTTCACTCCTCTGCAGATCAGGAAAAACATATTGCTGAAAAGATCAAATTTTTAATTCAGAATAATCTTGACGATATAGAAAGCAAACCGATGCAGTATTCACTATTTTTTGGTTTGGCCGGAATATGCTATTCAATCAGGACGGCAGGCCATCTCGACTATCGAAATGCAATACCTGAATCATGGTTAAAATCACTTGACAGATTAATTGTTAATTCTGCAGATCACTATCTAAACATTAATGAATTCGATTTAATGCGTGGCGCAGGTGGAATCTTAACCTATCTGCTGCATTTCAACCCCTCACAAAAAAACACAAAACACATGATCAGGCACCTGCTTGATGCTGCAATTTGTGTTGATGGTGACAAATTCTATTGGGGCACTTATGACATGAATGTTCAAAGCAATCAATTGGAATATTCGCCTGAAATTTATAATCTAGGGCTGGCGCATGGTATTCCTGGAATTATTTCTATTCTTTCGGAGTGTTACAGATTAAACTTCTACAGAAAAGAATGTGCTGAAAAAATTCATGGTGCCATAAATTTTATAATCAGCAGACAAGTAACCGGTCATGATTATTGCTTTCCAGCCCGGGTGAAAACGAATAAAAATGGAATCGGGGAACCAGAGCCAAGTCGTTTGGGTTGGTGCTATGGGGATTTGGGAGTGGCAATCGCGATCCTAAAAGCGGGTCAGTATTGTGGAAATAAAGCCTGGATAGAGAAGGGGAAGGAAATTGCCTGCATGACTCTTGGTAGAACCGGACACATGGCACTACTGGATGAACATGGTCTCTGTCATGGTTATCTTGGAACGATGCATATGTACAATCGCGTATTTAAAGCAACAGGTGATCCTGTATTTCAGAAGCAAATGAGATACTGGGAGAGCATTTCCAGTAAAGATCTCGACTTTAAAGTAAGCGAAACTGGTTTTTTTAAAGTTCAGAACGATCAGGGTTCAGGAAAAATCAAACTTGGCAGCGCTGATATCTTACAAGGGCTTTCGGGCATCTTATTGTGTCTTCTTTCTTCCAGAGATGGTATCGCATATCCCTGGGACAGAGCATTCTTAACAAATATAGAAAACTGA
- a CDS encoding HTH domain-containing protein — MSIVKYIDRLVTIDYYVSRKATGTPAEFSEKLGISRSKLLKEIKELKAMGAPIAYNNCLKTYFYSDSKKLILKFE; from the coding sequence ATGAGTATTGTTAAGTACATCGACAGACTTGTAACTATTGATTACTATGTGAGCAGAAAGGCTACTGGAACTCCGGCTGAATTTTCTGAAAAATTAGGAATCAGCAGAAGCAAACTTTTAAAGGAGATTAAAGAACTCAAAGCGATGGGTGCACCGATCGCTTATAACAATTGTCTGAAAACCTATTTCTATTCAGATTCCAAAAAACTGATTTTAAAATTTGAATAA
- a CDS encoding GNAT family N-acetyltransferase, whose amino-acid sequence MEIRNLENIDLEKLVSVINLSFSDYIVPMQLNLEKLKSKIVAEDVKLELTRGVFDEGQMVGIMLHGLRESEQGLIVYNAATGVIPDYRGKGLVREMYAHLLPELKKLQVKKMVLEVITGNHSAIKAYEKMGYTVVRKLNCYSGKLSVIKHNRVTTLKEIESFNWSEFIAFWDTVPSWQNAVQSLENTKEHCHVAGAYINDLLVGYAIFNPVSRKINQFAVAAAYRGQGIGNELFSYINEVVEQQEVYVYNVDHQAVSTLEFLKSVGLLEKTAQFEMSRLV is encoded by the coding sequence ATGGAAATAAGGAATTTAGAAAATATCGATCTGGAGAAATTGGTGTCGGTTATTAATTTATCATTTTCAGATTATATCGTACCAATGCAGTTAAATCTGGAAAAATTGAAATCTAAAATTGTTGCAGAGGATGTGAAACTTGAATTAACCAGAGGCGTATTTGATGAAGGTCAAATGGTTGGTATTATGCTCCATGGATTACGGGAAAGCGAACAGGGATTAATAGTATACAATGCTGCTACAGGAGTAATTCCAGACTACCGGGGGAAGGGATTGGTGCGTGAAATGTATGCTCATTTACTACCTGAATTAAAAAAACTACAAGTGAAAAAGATGGTTCTGGAAGTGATTACAGGAAACCATTCTGCCATAAAAGCGTATGAGAAAATGGGGTACACAGTTGTTCGAAAACTGAACTGCTACTCAGGGAAGCTTTCTGTTATAAAACACAACCGGGTCACCACGTTGAAAGAAATTGAAAGCTTTAACTGGTCTGAATTTATTGCTTTTTGGGATACGGTTCCTTCCTGGCAAAATGCTGTTCAAAGCCTGGAAAATACTAAAGAACACTGTCACGTGGCAGGAGCCTATATAAATGATTTATTGGTGGGCTATGCCATATTTAATCCGGTATCAAGAAAAATAAATCAGTTTGCCGTTGCCGCAGCTTACCGGGGTCAGGGAATTGGTAATGAGCTGTTTTCTTATATCAATGAGGTTGTTGAGCAGCAGGAAGTATATGTTTATAATGTAGATCATCAGGCTGTTTCCACATTGGAATTCTTAAAAAGTGTAGGGCTTCTTGAAAAAACGGCACAGTTCGAGATGAGCAGATTGGTATAA
- a CDS encoding DUF6122 family protein — MSADFIRVLQPVVHYSFHFLMPGAIAYLFFRKQWKRAWLIMISTMIIDADHLLATPIFDPGRCSIGYHPLHSYYAIAFYFILLLFPKTRIIAVGLLFHMFTDWQDCHWSSIVMYMKQLAN; from the coding sequence ATGTCCGCTGATTTTATTAGGGTATTACAGCCCGTTGTTCATTATAGTTTCCACTTTTTAATGCCAGGAGCTATCGCATATTTGTTTTTTAGAAAGCAGTGGAAGCGGGCATGGCTCATCATGATCAGCACTATGATCATAGACGCAGATCATCTGTTAGCTACACCAATTTTTGATCCGGGAAGATGTAGTATTGGTTACCATCCATTGCATTCTTATTATGCAATTGCATTTTATTTTATACTATTGCTATTTCCTAAAACCAGGATAATTGCAGTTGGATTACTCTTTCATATGTTTACAGATTGGCAGGATTGCCACTGGTCTTCAATTGTAATGTATATGAAGCAGTTAGCTAATTAA
- a CDS encoding competence protein, with amino-acid sequence MEPDSSIFMDNIESSIKTEKAFRNYHGETEWHRNWKAAFPPGFREVSFSDVTLGELHRADVHTPCGTTLEFQNSPICLEELKSREAFYPKLIWILNGKKFKGFRVLKSLPDVDDPRIADYDFCNTAHLSMIRKSDFLQGRPRVLNFQHPELRKLPLTSYYYSFCWKHPHRVWYQAKNPIIVDLGGHFIYQLKQRRQLSEDYPYLHMMTRKSFIEQYVR; translated from the coding sequence ATGGAACCTGATTCTTCTATATTCATGGACAACATAGAGTCTTCTATCAAAACAGAGAAGGCTTTCAGGAATTATCATGGCGAAACTGAGTGGCATCGCAATTGGAAAGCAGCTTTTCCGCCGGGATTCAGGGAGGTAAGTTTTTCTGATGTGACATTAGGAGAGCTTCACCGTGCAGATGTACATACTCCTTGTGGTACTACCCTTGAATTTCAGAATTCTCCTATTTGCCTGGAGGAATTAAAAAGCAGGGAGGCCTTTTATCCTAAGCTGATCTGGATTTTGAATGGGAAAAAGTTTAAGGGTTTCCGGGTATTGAAAAGTCTGCCGGATGTAGATGATCCCAGAATTGCTGATTATGATTTCTGCAATACCGCCCATCTGTCAATGATAAGAAAGTCTGATTTTCTTCAGGGCAGGCCGAGGGTATTGAATTTTCAACATCCGGAACTGAGAAAGCTTCCGCTTACTTCTTACTATTATTCGTTTTGCTGGAAACATCCGCACCGGGTGTGGTATCAAGCCAAAAATCCAATCATTGTTGACCTGGGAGGGCATTTTATTTATCAGCTGAAGCAACGCAGGCAGCTATCTGAAGATTATCCGTATTTGCATATGATGACCAGAAAATCTTTTATTGAGCAATATGTCCGCTGA
- a CDS encoding PAS domain-containing protein — MTGTQIFEAVKTLLGHSVTYYLIAVDMNSNYVYINKHYADIFKPVHGDLVGRHYAITMHPDDQETCEIVSQMAFKHPDSMFPATIRKYDGRGGFIITRWEYKAMFDDNGAPAGIYCIGHDITELMKITGELQQVKISHSHSVRRHVANLMGLGKLIQGSTEINDMQDAAKMIVQSATDLDEVIKELYK; from the coding sequence ATGACCGGAACACAAATATTTGAAGCTGTTAAAACTCTGCTGGGACATTCAGTAACCTACTACCTTATAGCGGTAGATATGAATTCTAACTATGTGTATATAAATAAACATTATGCAGATATTTTCAAGCCTGTTCATGGAGATCTTGTAGGCCGCCATTACGCAATTACGATGCATCCTGATGACCAGGAAACATGTGAAATAGTTTCGCAAATGGCTTTTAAGCATCCAGATTCAATGTTTCCGGCAACTATTCGTAAGTATGATGGACGAGGTGGCTTTATAATTACAAGGTGGGAGTATAAGGCTATGTTTGATGATAATGGTGCGCCTGCGGGTATTTATTGTATTGGCCATGATATCACAGAACTGATGAAAATTACTGGTGAGCTCCAACAGGTAAAAATAAGTCACTCTCACTCTGTAAGACGGCATGTTGCAAATTTAATGGGTTTGGGAAAATTAATTCAGGGGAGTACAGAGATTAATGATATGCAGGATGCCGCAAAGATGATCGTTCAAAGTGCAACAGATCTTGATGAGGTGATTAAAGAACTTTATAAATAA